CGCAGGGAGTTCAAGTGACCTGGTTTGCAAACATTAATTAACACGGTGTACTTAAGTACACCATTTCACCGTCCAAAAATGGCTTCAGTCTCTCGTATCACATGGCGTTTCAAAGAGATGGACGCTATTTAATATTATGTTTATTTCAGAAATATTATATGATGTTATTACTGAAGGAAATACAGAATCCTTTAGTGTTGTGGTCAACACGTAAATAAACATTTACCAGTTGTTGTACTAAGCTTTTCTCTTCATCCCTGTGTAATATTATAAAGTACCTTATTTTGTCCTCATAACTTCATCTTTTCGTATCTGGATTGATTATTCAGAGGtatcacctctagaactttaatggggaccctcatcctcagagaagacaataaacgtacctcagggaaaactcaaggttctccccggagttgtttgaatattttcttttcctaccacccctatatatatatatatatatatatatatatatatatatatatatatatatatatatatatatatatatatatatatatatatatatatatatttatttatatatatatttttatatatatatatatatatatatatatttgtatatatatatatatatgtatatatatatatatatatatatatatatatatatatatatgtatatatatatatatatatatatatatatatatatatatatatatatatatatatatatatatatatatatatatatatatatatatatatatatatatatatatatatatgcaaaacaaccactctgaaagaacagagaaattccaagcgctttcgtgactactcaaattatcaaggaactatgttccttgataatgtgaatagtcacgaaagcgattggaatttctctattctttcagagtggttgttttgcatattttgaaatcacctgtttactgtgatcttattgcatatatatatatatatatatatatatatatatatatatatatatatatatatatatatatatatatatatatatatatatatatatatatatatatatatatatatatatatatatatatatatatatatatatatattcatttacaTATTTTGTTTCTTCTAGGTAAACACATTGTTATTTGAAGGTTACAAAACAGTGTTGTTATCAACGCTGATCAACAATGCGTTAATAACTAGCTACGATGTGGGCGGAACCGTGGAGCAGGTGGGCgtgatggtgggtcaggtggtggagcaggtgggcGTGATGGTGAGTCAAGTGGTACAGCACCATCTCACCAGCTGTCACCTGGTactcatcaccactacacaacactcactaatTACCGCCAACATAATCAGGTGAAATATTTAAATCTTTATCGAtaattaagtttcctcaaaataTTTATTAAATGATTTTAGCAATTTTTCAGTGAAATTTTTGTATTAAATTTTCTATACCAACTTGGAATGTTTATGTTCATCTATCGTATTCTCACATAAAATAAACTGGAATAGATTTACCATTGTTGTTAGTATATTCTCGTGAGTCGTCAATAGGTTAGACAAGTCACATAACAAAGAATCTCCCCTTTCTTTTTAACGATATGTCGATTGTGTTATAATCATATTTTTTAAAGCGGggaactggtaagccagcggaaggcctcggtcagatgaccaaaaactccagcggtGGGCTCTCAtataaaacccgcgtcaggaagcacttttcctgtttcctgacaaacgtaACTTGGGTACGATGAAGGTAAAGCGTCTTCACAATAGATAGATAATATATATCTCTGTTTCTCAGACGcctgagtgagagtgtggaggcTGGCGTGCTAGTGGAGGTAGGCTGGGAATATTCCCAGGACCAGCTGGCCCAGGACCAACTCCAGCAGGGTGTCTGGGGCGACTCTAAGACTACCTGCCGGGGTCTCATCCTTGacttcaccaacaccaacaatactcATTCTGTCTTAAGGTAATTTTGTAACTGATACTGAAATCTGGAGCTGCAGCTGTCTGGTTCAGTGGACAATACAACTTGTACTGTCTggcttgttgttgttgatatctCGTGCGATTCGCAATTCCCTAttcattaaaaattaaaaaaagcaCAATATCGTGTCTGGAACATTACATAACTATTGGGTTCGACTTGATCCAATATCAGACTAATTAAatcttattattttatttaaaaatgctATTTtatatttcaataataactttatCTTTCAAAATTGTATTCTGTTTTTACCTTTTTTCAGTCGGTACCTAAAAAAAAGGCAGAATGTAAAGTCTCTAAATCTATTTGGCAGGTGATGCGTCGGTCACTGATGCTACTGAAGAAAATAAATGCTAAGTGTATGGATAATTATTAAGTTTTGACATATATAAGTGAAAGAGGACGTACTGATGCTCTTGAAATCCCATATTTTGTAGGTTTCTTGAGAAAGCTGAATTATGGAAGTTACCTGAGactctggtgattgtggtgggaaGGAGAACTGAAGTGAAGGACGTGCTTCTCCACCATAGCTTCCACAACACTGTCCATGTTCTCTACTTGGCCCTCCATGACCTCACCCTCCATGACCTCACCCTTCATGAGCTCACCCTTGATGACCTCACCGTCCACAGCATCACTCTTAATGACCTCACTCTCCacgcatcaccaccaacactacttaaCTCACGTAACAGACAACCAGTTGCACGAGGTCAGTATGTGTCTAATATCATTATTTCCCTAAAACATGACTGTCTTTCCTTCTTGTGTTTTTAAAACATCCTGAATAAAAGTGAAATTTCTGCTGCCGGAGAGTCATACAGTTGTGACTTGGATTTCTTTTCCAGAGCGAAAACTAGTCCCAATAATGTGGGCATCTGGTCTATATCTAATTCTTGAAAATATTAAAATCTTGTGATCTTGATGAAGTGTAAACAGAATTAGTTTTATATCCATAGATAATAAAATTTCTTCACATACTTTATATTTATTAAAAAGTAAATATTAATCAGCTGTATAATCATGTACTCTAGCgagtggaggtgtgtgggtgtaccGGAAGTGTTTGTACTGTAACAGAGGAGAGGCAGACATCCAGCTCCTCCACCTGTGGAACCTCACATCATTCACCCAAATCAAAGATGATTTATTTCAAGGTAATCACGAACTGGTTGGCTTATTTTAGACTTAAGACTCtcgactacacgatggtcatGTAGCTCACTAAAAGGAATATTTTATTCCCTAACGTTGTGAGAAAATTAATCTCTCAAATATATtgtatacactaagagaaagaaTCTATTTCAATGCTAAAATACTATTTTTACTAGAATATTCACACACATTTCCCTAACAACATTCACTCTAACAACATCtatcaacacacatacacaactaacaacacacacacacatctaacaGCACACATACACATCTAACAACACATATACACATTACGAAACGAACTTATATAATTAaaacctggagagtttacctggagagagtttcgggggtcaacgcccccgcggcccggtctgtgaccaggcctcctggtggatcagcgcctgatcaaccaggctgttgctgctggctgcacgcaaaccaacgtacgagccacagcccggctgatcaggaactgactttaggtgcttgtccagtgccagcttgaagactgccaggggtctgttggtaatcccccttatgtgtgctgggaggcagttgaacagtctcgggcccctgacacttattgtatggtctcttaacgtgctagtgacacccctgcttttcattggggggatggtgcatcgtctgccaagtcttttgctttcgtagtgagtgattttcgtgtgcaagttcggtactagtccctctgggattttccaggtgtatataatcatgtatctctccctcctgcgttccagggaatacaggtttagaaacctcaagcgctcccagtaattgaggtgttttatctccgttatgcgcgccgtgaaagttctctgtacattttctaggtcggcaatttcacctgccttgaaaggtgctgttagagtgcagcaatattccagcctagatagaacaagtgacctgaagagtgtcatcatgggcttggcctccctagttttgaaggttctcattatccatcctgtcatttttctagcagatgcgattgatacaatgttatggtccttgaaggtgagatcctccgacataatcactcccaggtctttgacgttggtgtttcgctctattttgtggccagaatttgttttgtactctgatgaagatttaatttcctcatgtttaccatatctgagtaattgaaatttctcatcgttgaacttcatattgttttctgcagcccactgaaagatttggttgatgtccgcctggagccttgcagtgtctgcaatggaagacactgtcatgcagattcgggtgtcatctgcaaaggaagacacggtgctgtggctgacatccttgtctatgtcggatatgaggatgaggaacaagatgggagctagtactgtgccttgtggaacagagcttttcaccgtagctgcctcggactttactctgttgacgactactctctgtgttctgttagtgaggaaattatagatccatcgaccgacttttcctgttattcctttagcgcgcattttgtgcgctattacgccatggtcacacttgtcgaaggcttttgcaaagtctgtatatattacatctgcattctttttgtcttctagtgcatttaggaccttgtcgtagtgatccagtagttgagacagacaggagcgacctgttctaaacccatgttgccctgggttgtgtaactgatgggtttctagatgggtggtgatcttgcttcttaggaccctttcaaagatttttatgatatgggatgttagtgctattggtctgtagttctttgctgttgctttactgccccctttgtggagtggggttatgtctgttgtttttagtaactgagggacgacccccatgtccatgctccctctccataggatggaaaaggctcgtgataggggcttcttgcagttcttgatgaacacagagttccatgagtctggccctggggcagagtgcatgggcatgtcatttatcgcctgttcgaagtcatttggcgtcaggataacatcggataggcttgtgttaatcaaattttgtggctctctcataaaaaattcattttgatcttcgactctcagtctggttagcggcttgctaaaaactgagtcatattgggacttgagtagctcactcatttccttgttgtcatctgtgtaagacccatcttgtttaagtaggggcccaatactggacgttgttctcgattttgatttggcataggagaagaaatactttgggtttctttcgatttcatttatggcttttagttcttcccgcgattcctgactcctaaaggattcttttagcttaagttcgatgcttgctatttctctgaccagtgtctccctgcgcatttcagatatattgacctcttttagccgctctgttattcttttccgtcgcctgtaaagggagcgcctgtctctttctattttacatctactcctcctttttcttagaggaataagccttgtgcatacatcgagtgccaccgagttaatctgttctaggcataagtttgggtctgtgttgcttagtatatcttcccagcttatatcggttaggacttggtttacttggtcccactttatgtttttgttattgaagttgaatttggtgaatgctccctcgtgactagtctcattttgtcggtctggggctccacgcatacatgtctgaacctcaattatgttgtgatctgagtatattgtttttgatatggtgacatttcttatcagatcatcattgttagtgaagatgaggtctagtgtattctccagtctagtaggctctattatttgctggtttaaattgaattttgtgcagagatttaaaagctcgtgtgagtgtgagttttcatcagagctgcctcctggtgttattactgcaacaatattatttgctatattcctccattttaggtgccttaagttgaaatcccccaggagcaagatgttgggtgcaggagctggaagattttccagacagtggtcaatttttaacagctgttcctggaattgctgggatgttgcatccggaggcttgtagactaccacaatgactaggttttggttctcgacctttactgctaaaacttccactacgtcatttgaggcattaagcagttctgtgcaaacaagtgactctgcaatgtacaggccaaccccccccccttttgcctgttcactctgtcacatctgtataggttgtaacctgggatccatatttcattgtccaagtgatcctttatgtgggtctcagtgaaagccgcgaacattgcctttgcctctgcaagcagtccacggatgaaaggtattttgttgtttgttgctggctttagaccctgtatatttgcaaagaagaatgttatcggactggtggtattgttggtactggggggggattttttttccggcattagtatctgtatctgttggtttggagtggaggccatcgactgtggttccactccaggaatgactggatttggtgtacgatttctgccatttcctgccagttttttttccttcctggcactaaaaaacctctccctcttgagtggctgtggctacccaggttttcccatggcctggatgttttgtatctttttgtcccctttagatggtatgcctggcaattgaagttatagcacagtctttcctgtactgaagaggtacacatttcagggtgaaaaagcttacaggaagggagtttgcattttcctgttgtcatatgggcatgacattttctagggtggtcatagttgcatgtcccatctgtttttccagatttcccatgccagcagataccaagtgcatagtatgtgcacaggcttggtttccgtttgccttgggtttctgtgactgtattccctgttggtgcatgtttccctgtcttactcctatcctccctagcaccaacaatggagctcccaccagttgtttttggtaatttatcctcactattgctattggagtcctcttgtttgctatttcctgcggtatttctagtttgcaatattggttttatcttgtctttgactacacttgtttccctactatggctcctgtcctctatgaggtcatttatatgtattccttcctgcgtataattcccgactacctggacaaaatctccagcttcaccattactgtctcccaggacagtatctccagcttcaccatttctgtctcccaggacagcacctacagcttcaccattactgtctcccaggacagcactatcagccccacatttactgactaccaggacatcacctccagccttacagtttgtgactacatggccagtatcaagggcagtaccattcagcccagactttttatgttcccatctgttgtagaaagcttccaggttttctatgaaagcagctttgatgttatcctcttttaatacccttgtgattttagtccacagattttcctcatttgggcatacccaaaagcacttctctgttttaatactgcttgtagctagttctgggatatctgcacaaggagcgtgacaccaatttccacaaaaatgacaatttatccatgtggaagcccgtttgtttgactgaccacagactacacacagcttcataatgatttgaatggttgatttactgcaattctactagcaatcATCActcaaaataataatagtaatttatGATATTATTACACATAACTTGCAAATTATATTTCTTTACCAGAGCAATTTCATAACTTCTGGGGCAAAAACCTGAAGATGTCAACCGTTCTGTACTTCCCCTTCATGGATTACACCCTAGAAAATAGTGAacaaggaagtacagtgtcactcAAGGATTGTCTTGATGCTAGACTTCTGTCTTTATTCGCTAAAACACTCAACACGAGGTAGATTTCTCTGTTTCTTTCGTGTTAATTGTGTGTCAGTTGAGTCAACTGTAAGAAAAAAGGTACCGTAAATTATTTTAAATGAAAAGGAATTGAGGCTGAAAATATGTTTAGAAAGATATTATTTAAAGAAGTATCCATCTGATATATTTTGTGGATGGTGCTGTATGACTCTTAGGGATTTAGCGCTTCCACCGTGAATAAGACATTTAAAGTGTTTTATTTCTGTGCATTCGTTGTCAATAAAGTCAAATATTCTGATCCAATTCTATATGTTTAAAAGCTAACTATATCTACATGCTGTCATTTGTTCTCCTTACTCACAAGTTTTCAGATTCATGAGGCTCCAGAGAGACAATATGGCATGCAGAAGAATGGCCGGTTCACTGGCATCACGGGACAACTGCAGCGGGAAGAGGCAGACATGGGTGGATCAATGGGACCGCTTGCTGAACGGATCCCAGCCATGGAATTCTTGTGGGTAATTGAAGCTGACCCGCTGGCCATCGTGTCTTTAAAGCCAACTATCTCGCCACAACTTCTCTCGCTCTCTAAACCTTTTACAGGTAAGTAGTTTGTAATATACTTAGTTACTCACATAATAAGAATGATTCCCTACATCAGCTGTGTTTACTAGCATATTTTTTTATATACGTATAAAGCTAAGAATTAGACGAATGCACACAGGATACAAATGAACAGAGAATAATGGGTAGTTTTCTCTATGACAGTAGTACTATTTACAACACTCCTACATGATATAATATCCAATTACTTCTTCAGGAGAACTATGGCTGACGTTGTTGCTGAGTATGGTGTTGTGGAGCGGGATCCTGTGGTTGCTGCAGAAGGTATGGTGTTgggtcacaggtacacacacagtcaaCTTCATCACCATCCTTCTGTATGGCTGGGGCGCACTCCTGGCCAACCTGCCCTCAGACCCTTCCGTCAACAAAGCAGAAAAAGTAAAGTTGTCCAGCTTTGTCAGTGAAGTTATTTCTAATGTCTTACTTAACGCACATCTGTTCTACGTTTTAAGTATATTATATTTACTCTTCTTCTGGTGAAATATTAGTTACAAAACCCAATAACCATCCAACAAATTTAAATTCCCAGAGGCAACTCTGAAGGTTTATTTCTAGTTATTTACTCAGCCAAATCTTCCAGACAAATTCCTGCTGCTGAGAGGAAGGATCAGTATGGTGAATTTAGGGGTCATAACTCCcctgtaaaataatgaattattcAATTAATCATCTGTTTACATGCATTTTATGTTGGGTCTTTCTAAGCTAGATCTTAGTGAAACATTGATCTTCAGGCTACTTTGTTAAGT
The sequence above is drawn from the Cherax quadricarinatus isolate ZL_2023a chromosome 50, ASM3850222v1, whole genome shotgun sequence genome and encodes:
- the LOC128695302 gene encoding glutamate receptor ionotropic, kainate 2-like is translated as MVGQVVEQVGVMVSQVVQHHLTSCHLVLITTTQHSLITANIIRRLSESVEAGVLVEVGWEYSQDQLAQDQLQQGVWGDSKTTCRGLILDFTNTNNTHSVLRFLEKAELWKLPETLVIVVGRRTEVKDVLLHHSFHNTVHVLYLALHDLTLHDLTLHELTLDDLTVHSITLNDLTLHASPPTLLNSRNRQPVARASGGVWVYRKCLYCNRGEADIQLLHLWNLTSFTQIKDDLFQEQFHNFWGKNLKMSTVLYFPFMDYTLENSEQGSTVSLKDCLDARLLSLFAKTLNTSFQIHEAPERQYGMQKNGRFTGITGQLQREEADMGGSMGPLAERIPAMEFLWVIEADPLAIVSLKPTISPQLLSLSKPFTGELWLTLLLSMVLWSGILWLLQKVWCWVTGTHTVNFITILLYGWGALLANLPSDPSVNKAEKVLVGAWLMFCLVISTGYSSSLVAHLSVQEKTKPPETYEDLVTLNNWKWGIESWVLNGAVLLYFLEHTDPQIQKLYKGMERVTVTKGLEKVKAGGYSFMSIKHGTKMTIDSLYSDIYGQTPYYLGHGVIQILAGFGWGFRKGAPFYNRFMQLMVRLQDAGIVSRLMKEVFEQRVRENKAAAALNQQAITSTTPYEEESRVVLGMNHLQGAFYMLLLGTGVAFLTLLGENLAHWCSSPHTKVNKRITFQFDRTSPMQRRPSTKRLTTTERTQAVMLYLGGMSARDIALKYQIGVSTVYKCINKWIDEARVTERCRKKPSQYPKKKLTSSTTTAQQRNVTPVSHLSHKLHLRYNPKTIDCYWQHVSQQIMTEYYLLFCRRNIPGKMSISDIMTPGYGYGYH